ATTGATATTTTTACCGTCTGGATCAATGCTGATGGCTGTAACACTTGCTCCCAGATCATGGAATAATTTGGGCGCCACTGCATAGGTAGCGCCGTTTGAGCAATCTAAAACAATCTTGATGCCGTTAAATGGGGTCCTGTCCGACAAGGCATTGCGCAGAAAAGCAAGATAGCGCTCGGCTGCATTTGTCATTTGTTTAATTTCACCGCTGGCATGCCGGGTTTGATCAGCAGCATTTTCAGATTGCACCAGATGTTCAACCTGATCTTCCTTATCATCCGAAAGCTTAAAGCCCTCCGCATCAAATAACTTGATGCCGTTGTCATGATACGGATTATGTGAAGCTGAGATCACCATTCCCGCAGCGGCATCACCTGAAGATACCAGACAGGCCACCCCAGGCGTCGGCAAAATACCGGCCAGGTGTGCTTCGGCACCAACGGAACAAATGCCATCAGCCAATGCACTCTCAATCATGGCACCTGACTCACGTGTATCCTTTCCGATAATAATTTTGGTGCGCCGGTCCTGCACATGAAAAAAAGACGCCACTGCGCGTCCGATACCAAAACAACCATCAGCGGTTAATGGATATTCGTTAGCGGCACCTCGGATACCATCGGTGCCAAAGAGTTTACCCATCGTAAACCTCTATTTGTGGATTAGTTTAGGTTTTTAATGTTCAATGACTTGGAAGGCTGGAAACGGTCTATTAGATGAAAAGTGTCATCCTTGCCCCCCCGAAAAGATGCAGCCGCTCAGAATTGATGGTACGACCGCGCTGTTAAATTTCCTTATCCATCACTCATTTATAAGAGGGAATAATATCCAGGGCCCCCTTTACGATTTGATCGACAATTCCCTGAAGCCAAGTAGTTGCAGAATCGCCCTCGGATGGCAACAACTGCTGAATGACCGGAATATAATCTGGACCATTTTTCTGAATACCCTTGTGGATTGCTTCCAGAAAACCATCCCGGCAGCCGTCATCGCCATTTACCGTTTTGGACTGCTCTAATAAATCCTTTAGTTGGCGTCCATTGGCAAGCAGTTCCTGGTGTTGCTTCGCAGCCATAGTCGTCCGTGAATCATGGGCGTTGCCAGATTGGCCCGATTGCTCATTTAGGGTGTGACAAAAACCCTCGAGCCGATCAATACGTTCTGATATGGCCCAATTCATTTTTTCTTTGAGCCCGGTCAACAACATCTCAGAAAAGTTCTTAGAAACAAATTGGCTGCGCACATGGCCGTACCATTGATATAAGGCGATCAGGTTGGCAATATATACAATATTGTTAATCACCGCCCGACGATGATTCCCAAACCGACCCGGCTGATACGGCATGTTGCCTTCCGGCGGCAAGCCACCGAATATCAAGCGCCCGGGCCGGAGTTCATCTTTGCGCACGATGGTGCCGGCAGCCACCGTCGTTCCAAAGGAAAGCCGGCGCGGCCCTACCATTCCGCCCTGCCCGCCCAAAAAAATGGGCGCTTGATTTAACAACACCCCACGGGGCACATCCCCGATTAAAGATGCTGTCGCCTTGTCCTGGTTGGGAGTAAAGTTGAAATGAATATAGGAGCTGCCCACTTCGCTATGATTCTTACGGCTGGTTCCGCCGGCCATCAAACAATCGCAGAAATTGATCAGACTCCCCAGAGTAACAAACGGAAAAAGAATTGTGTGTTTGGTGCCGACTGTATGGGCGATACTGGCCTGTTCTTCGAAAATACTGGCTTTGCGCACGTGCGCCCCGGAGCCTGCTTTGGCTTTGGCAAGGAAAACAGCGCCCTCAAAATAGCCGCCTTTCAGCTCAACTTCAGGACCGATCTGACAATGTTTAACGGTCGCCGGCGTTTCCAGACCGATTTTTGTATCACTGGAAATTACCGTTGAGCTGCCGAAAATCTTTGAGCCCGCATAAATGACGACCCCGTTGGCAGATATGTTTTTGATATCGACGTCTTTGCCGATTTCGATGCTTTCCGGGCTGGCGATACGAACCCCTTTGTCAAGAAGCTGATGTATCTTTGATTTTTTGGAAAGCGTCATAGGCAGCCTCAATCTGGTATGGGTTCCCATGCGACGGTATCATCCAGCCGCCGCTCTAACGTCCGGTTTTACCTTTTTGTCTGACATCCTCTTTAATTCGTTGAATGTGCCCTCGCCCCAATCCTTTGACTTCGCAACCCAATTCAAAATAGCGGCGAATCTTGGCATCATCCAGCACACCAAAACAATCAACAATGGCCGCGGGCCGGCCGATCATTTTAACAACCGCATCCGGGTCCAAATCCAGGTACTCCAGGTGGCGAACAGCAAAAATGACTGCATCAGCAAAAGGCAGAACTTTCCCCAAATCCGTTTCAATTTGGATTTCATTGAGTCGGTCCTGATTACGGAAAAAACGACTCATTGAATGATCCGGTGCGGGATATGTATTTTGCTTTTCGAGCTCCCACCAGCGCTTAACATAGGGATCACTGACAGCGATTTCAGCGCCCATTTCAGCTAATTTACGCACAATGATCTCTGAACCGCTGTAACGCGTATCGCCGACCCCTTCACGATAGGAAGCGCCCAGCAAGACAACTTTTGAAGCGGCAACGATTTTGCCCATGTTGCGCAGCGCATCCCGAACCAATTGGGGCACACGCAATGAGCGCGTGTCATTTATATCAATGGCGGTTGGTGTGATTTTAAAGACATTGTCTTCAAAACCCAATAACGTATGATAGGACCACACTCCTAACCCGCCGTCTTTGGGCAAACAATATCCGCCGATCCCCGGACCGGGAAATATCATATTGGAATGGGTGGGTCTAACTTTAATGGCCTCAATTACTTTAATCAAATCCACACCGTTTCGTTCAGCAAAAACACTCCATTCATCTAAAAAAGCCAGCAAGGTGGCGCGAAAGGAATTTTCTATGATTTTACAAGTTTCACTTTCAATCGGACGATCCAGCACCGTCAATGGATATTGCTCAATATTGAGTATTTCCGATAAAAATTGGCGCACGCGTTTGCGGGCAGAGTCATTAATACCGCTGCAGACCCGCCAAAAATCTCGTACTGAAGCCACATAATTGCGACCCGGCATGACACGCTCAAACGAATGGGCCAGCAAAGGCTCTTTTTCGGTCAATCCTCTTTTTTCAAATGCCTTTTTAATAATGG
This genomic stretch from Desulfobacterales bacterium harbors:
- a CDS encoding protein GlmU, with the translated sequence MTLSKKSKIHQLLDKGVRIASPESIEIGKDVDIKNISANGVVIYAGSKIFGSSTVISSDTKIGLETPATVKHCQIGPEVELKGGYFEGAVFLAKAKAGSGAHVRKASIFEEQASIAHTVGTKHTILFPFVTLGSLINFCDCLMAGGTSRKNHSEVGSSYIHFNFTPNQDKATASLIGDVPRGVLLNQAPIFLGGQGGMVGPRRLSFGTTVAAGTIVRKDELRPGRLIFGGLPPEGNMPYQPGRFGNHRRAVINNIVYIANLIALYQWYGHVRSQFVSKNFSEMLLTGLKEKMNWAISERIDRLEGFCHTLNEQSGQSGNAHDSRTTMAAKQHQELLANGRQLKDLLEQSKTVNGDDGCRDGFLEAIHKGIQKNGPDYIPVIQQLLPSEGDSATTWLQGIVDQIVKGALDIIPSYK
- a CDS encoding UDP binding domain-containing protein, which gives rise to MQVSKNEPDVNPRGSVSICPRGEVFELPQEKDFQKEAKHLQRIVNEQRLQGKEIVVVMGVGFVGAVMAGVVADSVDADGNSNKFVIGMQRPSTRSYWKIPYINKGIAPVEAEDPEVAPLIERCVNQKKTLMATFTYDALSLADVVIVDVQCDYFKETFGDVRQGHADIAALETSLKIIGEKIGPECLVLIETTVPPGTTEYVAYPIIKKAFEKRGLTEKEPLLAHSFERVMPGRNYVASVRDFWRVCSGINDSARKRVRQFLSEILNIEQYPLTVLDRPIESETCKIIENSFRATLLAFLDEWSVFAERNGVDLIKVIEAIKVRPTHSNMIFPGPGIGGYCLPKDGGLGVWSYHTLLGFEDNVFKITPTAIDINDTRSLRVPQLVRDALRNMGKIVAASKVVLLGASYREGVGDTRYSGSEIIVRKLAEMGAEIAVSDPYVKRWWELEKQNTYPAPDHSMSRFFRNQDRLNEIQIETDLGKVLPFADAVIFAVRHLEYLDLDPDAVVKMIGRPAAIVDCFGVLDDAKIRRYFELGCEVKGLGRGHIQRIKEDVRQKGKTGR